The Peromyscus maniculatus bairdii isolate BWxNUB_F1_BW_parent chromosome 6, HU_Pman_BW_mat_3.1, whole genome shotgun sequence genome has a segment encoding these proteins:
- the Ube2q1 gene encoding ubiquitin-conjugating enzyme E2 Q1, whose amino-acid sequence MQQPQPQGQQQQPGPGQQLGVQGAAPGAGGGPGGGPGPGPCLRRELKLLESIFHRGHERFRIASACLDELSCEFLLAGAGGAGAAPGPHLPSRGSVPGDPVRIHCNITESYPAVPPIWSVESDDPNLAAVLERLVDIKKGNTLLLQHLKRIISDLCKLYNLPQHPDVEMLDQPLPAEQCTQEEVSSEDEDEEMPEDTEDLDHYEMKEEEPAEGKKSEDDGIGKENLAILEKIKKNQRQDYLNGAVSGSVQATDRLMKELRDIYRSQSFKGGNYAVELVNDSLYDWNVKLLKVDQDSALHNDLQILKEKEGADFILLNFSFKDNFPFDPPFVRVVSPVLSGGYVLGGGAICMELLTKQGWSSAYSIESVIMQISATLVKGKARVQFGANKSQYSLTRAQQSYKSLVQIHEKNGWYTPPKEDG is encoded by the exons ATgcagcagccgcagccgcaggggcagcagcagcagccggggCCGGGGCAGCAGCTGGGGGTCCAGGGGGCGGCGCCGGGGGCCGGGGGCGGCCCGGGAGGGGGCCCAGGGCCGGGGCCCTGCCTGAGGCGAGAGCTGAAGCTGCTCGAGTCCATCTTCCACCGCGGCCACGAGCGCTTCCGCATTGCCAGCGCCTGCCTGGACGAGCTGAGCTGCGAGTTCCTGCTGGCCGGAGCCGGAGGGGCCGGGGCCGCGCCCGGACCCCATCTCCCCTCCCGGGGGTCGGTGCCGGGGGACCCCGTCCGCATCCACTGCAACATCACG GAATCCTACCCTGCTGTGCCCCCCATCTGGTCGGTGGAGTCTGATGACCCTAACTTGGCTGCTGTCTTGGAGAGGCTGGTGGACATAAAGAAAGGGAATACTTTG CTTTTGCAGCACCTGAAGAGGATCATCTCCGACCTGTGTAAACTCTACAACCTCCCTCAGCATCCTGATGTGGAAATGCTGGATCAGCCCTTGCCAGCAGAGCAG TGCACGCAGGAAGAAGTGTCTTCAGAGGATGAAGACGAGGAGATGCCTGAG GACACAGAAGACCTAGATCACTAtgaaatgaaagaggaagagcCAGCGGAGGGCAAGAAATCAGAAGACGATGGCATCGGAAAAGAAAACCTGGCCATCctagagaaaattaaaaagaaccagAGGCAAGATTACTTAAAT GGTGCAGTGTCTGGCTCGGTGCAGGCCACTGACCGGCTGATGAAGGAGCTCAGGGACATATACCGATCACAGAGTTTCAAAGGCG gaaACTATGCAGTCGAACTCGTGAATGACAGTCTCTATGACTGGAATGTCAAACTCCTCAA AGTTGACCAGGACAGCGCTTTGCACAATGATCTCCAGATcctgaaggagaaggaaggagcagacTTCATCCTACTTAATTTCTCCTTTAAA gATAACTTCCCCTTTGACCCACCGTTCGTCAGGGTTGTGTCTCCAGTCCTCTCTGGAGG GTATGTTCTGGGTGGAGGTGCCATCTGCATGGAACTTCTCACCAAGCAG GGCTGGAGCAGCGCCTACTCCATAGAGTCCGTGATCATGCAGATCAGCGCCACGCTGGTGAAGGGAAAGGCACGGGTGCAGTTTGGAGCCAACAAA TCTCAGTACAGCCTAACAAGAGCACAGCAGTCCTACAAGTCTTTGGTGCAGATCCACGAAAAAAACG GCTGGTACACACCCCCAAAGGAAGATGGCTAA